From the Pseudomonas sp. VD-NE ins genome, the window TTAACAGATGCCGGCTAGCTTAAACGGTTCGCTCGCAATGCAAAATTTGTTGATTCACCGCGCCAGTGTGTCAATGAAACAAGACATGTCGGTTAAAAATCTGACAGGGCGTTCTGATTTACACGGCATATCTGCTTTTTTCGACTAATTACTCTAAAAACCGCTTTTCAGCGCCGATTTAATTTCTATTCTATGGGCATGACCGGTGCGACCCATCTGACCGGTAGGGCACACGGCGCTGCTGTAAGGGGCAGGGCGATGTGGTGTTTTAGCAATTCTTTGAAGTATTGAAGGACATCGTCCATGGCAAAAATACAAGGGATCACCGACATGTTGGGCATCTTTCCCTGCCTCGGCAGCGCCCGCAAAAGGCGTCGGCTCAGCTCTGACGAAGTGAAGCTGGTGGAGCGTTATCGGGAGCTTTCGGAGAATGACCGGATTGCGATGCGGTATCTGGTGGATGCGATGCGGAGTGTTTCGCGGTTTTGAGTGGAAATAAAAGGGGCGGACTGAAAGGTCCGCCCCTTTTTTATTTGGATCAGCTACACGTTCCCAGGACTGGATACGGCCGCTGGCCGTGCATCAACTCCGGCACATCCCGCCATTTGACCCACGCCTGCTGTTGCCAGTGCAGCAGCGGCACGGTAACGCCTGCCCAATGCATTGAGCTCAGACTTGGGTGGTTTTCCACTGGATTTGAATGGGGGGCGCGCAGCATCGGGATGACTTCATGGCTCAGCCATTGGCGAAGGTGTCGGTTTTCCGGGACGAAGTGATGGACGAGCAGGGCGAACAGGCCGGACTCGCTGACCATCGCGCAATCGATGATTTCGCCGTCCCGACGCAGAAGGACATGGCGACGCTGGTCGGGATCGAGTTTCAGGGTGAGGCGTTCGTTTAGCGGATAGCCCATCAAGCGACCGAGATCCTGAACACGGAACCAGGCTTCGTGATCTTGCATGAAGGCGTGGAGGAAACGGTTGTGGCGGGTGAAGACGATGGGGGTGAAGAACGCGGAGCTTTCAGAAGGAATTTGTACATGGTTAGGCATTTGTCGACTCCAATATCGAGAATAGAGCCGCCACTCAAATGAGTGCGGTTGCGCCATGTTGATTTTGTTCCGGCTTCGACACCGGGCTGCTGTTGTCACAGCCGGAAAGAAGACTATCTGCCGTGTGCTCCACGCACCAAGTCTGTTCTATCGACAATAACTGTAGGAAATGGGGCTTTTTCAGGAAGGCTGCATCTGTAGGAAATGCCTGTTTTTGCACTCACTGCAGTCCGTCTGCATCTGAAGCCTGTTTTTTCGTTTATTCATGAAAACCCAAGCAATGAACTGCAGGTTTTCTCCATGTTGATCGAATTCTCGGTATCCAATTACCGCTCATTTCGGGACAGGCAAACCCTGTCCATGGCGGCGAGCCCTCGTTTGAGCAAAACACGCAATACGTTCAAAGCCTCCACGAGCGCAGAAAAGCTTCCGGAGCTGTTGAAGGTTGCAGCTATTTACGGTCCGAACGCCTCCGGAAAGTCTTCACTAATCCGCGCAATGGGTATCGTCGGGCGCTTGCTAGCGACACCACATGGTTCAAATGACGAAGCGCTACCCGTTTCACCCTTCCGATTTGATTGCACTCTGAGCGATGCGCCCAGTGTCTTTGAGTACGACTTTATTCAGGGCGGACTGCGCTATCGGTTTGTCCTCGGGCTGACCGCGCAGAGGATTGTTCAGGAACAACTGACTGCTTACCCGAAAGGTAAGGAAACACTGCTTTATGACCGCCGGTTTGATGCAGAAGGTGAGCATTACCTGTTTGGTAAAACCCTTGAGGGCGGCAAGGAAGTGCATTGCGCCTGGCGCCGATTGACCAGTCCGACGATGCTGTTTATTGCACAAGCCGTCACTCATAGCAGCGAAGAGTTGAGTCAACTGCGCACTCCATTCAGTTGGTTTCAAACCGGTCTGCTAGTCATTGAACAAAACAACATGCTTGGCTTATCCACAGCCTCGATTCGCTTTCTGCAAATGGTCAAAAATCATACGAGCAACCTGCGCGATTTTCTCAGTGCGCTGGATATTCCTGTGTCTGCGATACAGCTCGACCCGGATGACGCCTCTGCAGACTTGAGCAACAGAAAACTGACCTTGAAGGAGTTCTTCGCGGCGGCTCAAAGGGACAAACTGACCCTCACGCATTCCAGCATTTCAGGCGATGCGCAGTTCGACTTCTCGGAGGAGTCTTGCGGAACCAAAAACCTGATTGGCTTCTGGTTGCCCTGGTTCATGATGAATCAGGCCGGTGGCAGTGGGATCCTCTGCGTCGACGAACTGAATAGCAGTCTTCATCCCGAAATCGTCGCTGACTTGATCGCAAAGCATCTGGACAGTGGGTTGGATACCCAACTGATTTTCACGACACACGATACCCATCTGATGAATGAAAAGATTCTGCGGCGTGACCAGTTCTGGATTACAGAACGTGATGCTCATGGCGCCACGAGCTTGTTTTCCGTACACGATTTTGAAGGCCGGGAAAGCGAGGATGTCGAGAAGCGTTACTTCGAAGGGCGTTATCGCGGGCTGCCGCTGATAAGGCAGGGGTGAGGGTAGTGAGTTCGTTCAAATCGTTTGATCGCAAGGCTTCCCGCTTCAAACCGCAGCCTAAGGTGCTGGTGTTGTGTGAAGACAGTAAGTCAGGGAAACGTTATCTGGAGGAAGCCGCGTTTTATTTTCGGGCCAGGGCCCAGGTTGAGATCGTCCACTGCGGTGTTACACATCCAAGCGGCATTGTTGAGCGAGCAGTCGTAAGGCAAAAAAGCTTCGATAAGGTGTTCTGTGTTTTGGATCGAGACACCCACATGTGCTTCGAGCGAGCGTTGAATGTGGCGAAGTCTTATCCAAAAATCCAAGTCATCGCATCTTATCCGTGCTTCGAGTTTTGGCTACTACTGCACTTTGGCTACAGTCGAAAACCGTTCAGCACAGCCGGGAAGAACTCTCCGGCTGATTTGGTGACCAAGAGCCTCAGAGCAAAACCCAGCATGGCTGACTATCAGAAAGGCAAAGACGTCAGCTACTTCGCTCAGCTACTCGGAAAGCCATTTCAGCAGGCAAGAGCGCTGGCCCCCAAAGTTCTTGAGGATGTCGCCCTCAGTGGCGAACACAACCCAAGCACTGAAATTCACCTATTGATGGATGAGTTCGAAGCCCTCTCAAAGCTCCAGCCGATTGACACATAAGCCCTCTCCGAGCCTCCCCCCATTGGCCTGGCTCAGTAGCTGAGAGGAGACGTTGCTGGCAGGCGCTGGCTGAACCAAGGCCATTCAGTCGCCATCGACTGTAGGAAACAAGATTTTTCCTTGAAGGTCACGCCTGTAGGAAATGCCTGTTTTTGCACTGGCATCAGTGAAACCACCTCTAACCAGTATTTTTTCCGTTATTTGTTTGAATCTCGCGCATCGCTACAAATGCTCGGCCCTTGGTTTCCGGGCTCAAAGGATTGTTACGAATAACGGAGAAATCACCACCGATGGATGCTGGAATGTTTTGGTTGTAGATGATTTGTTTGATCGATGGACGCGGCCTGCGCTGTTCTGCGTAAATACCCGAAGGTAGGGAAAATTTACGTCGCAGCGCTAACTTGGAAGTGAACTCAATGACGACTGTATTTATTGCCGGCTCTATCAACATCAAGAACCTTGATCCGAAGGTTAAAGAGCGCATCAATAATATCGTGGCATCTGAGTTTGAGGTGGTGGTTGGGGATGCAGGTGGCGCCGATACCTCCATTCAGGAGTACCTGCTGAGTCTTGAACGATCCAGAACCACGGTGTTCTGCAGCGGTTCGGCACCGAGGAACAACCTCGGGCATTGGCCCGCGAGGACAGTCTATTCCAAACATTCGAAAGGGTCGAGAGCTTTCTTCACCGAAAAAGACGTCGTTATGGCCGAAGCAGCTGACTACGGTTTGATGATCTGGGACGCAAAGAGTACCGGTACGCTCAGTAACGTCATTGAACTGTTGTCGAGAAAGAAGAAGTCGCTTGTTTTCGTCAACAAGGAAAAGGAATTCAAGGTGGTCGGAGACGTCAGTCAGCTCGAAGAATTGATTGCATTCATGTCCGATCACGCCAAGCAAAAAGCCAATGAAAAAATCAAACTGTTCGACCGTATTTCCCTGTTGAAGCACGATCAGGCGGAGCTTTCTTTTTGATGAGGTTTCACGGCTTACCTGAACTCCGGCACCTTGTCGGTGCCGGGATCAAACGCTCTTAGCGACTCACCTTCCACGCATCCCCAGCCGGCGCCTTGCCATGGTCATACGGCTTGCCAATCCACATATAAACCAGGCCCAAGCCAATAACGATCGCCGTGCTCAACACCATCGCATAGTTCACATACCACGCCGCGTCCGGTGTGCGTGGCCAGGCCATGTTGATGATTGCGCCGACGCCGTACACCAGCGCGCCGATGTTCACCGGCCAGCCCCATGCGCCGAGGGTGAATTTGCCGCTCGGTTTCCAGCCTTTGCTGCGGGCGTACAGCGCGGCCAGCACGATCATCTGGAATGCGAGGTAGATGCCGATGGCGGCGAAGCTGACGATGGTGGCGACGGCGTCTTGCAGGAAGAAGCCGAGGGCGATGATCAGCGCGGGCAGGACGCCGGACACGAACAGTGCGGCAACCGGTACTTGGGTGGTAGGAGAAATCTTTTTCAGCAGTCGGCTGCCGATGACCATTTCATCGCGAGCGTAGGAGTACAGCAGACGGCTCGCCGCGGCTTGTAGGCTGATGACGCAGGAGATGAAGGAAATCATTACTACGCCCATCACCACTTTCGAACCGACCGGGCCGAAGGCGTTGTTGAGGATGGTGGTGACCGGGTCTTTGTCGGTGCCGTTGATCACCGCTTGCATGTCTGGCACAGCGAGGATCAGCGCGAGGCAGGCGAACATCGCCGCGATGCCGCCGATGTAGATGGTCATGCGCATGGCCACCGGGATTTTCGCGCTCGGGTTCGGGGTTTCTTCGGCGACGTCGCCGCAGGCCTCGAAGCCGTAGTAGAGGAACATCCCCGCCAAAGACGCCGTCAGGAATGCCGGCAGGTACGAGCCGTCGACGCTGATGTCGAAGGTGTTGAACAGCACGCTGAGCGGTTGATGGCGTTCGAATACCAGCAGGTACACGCCGACGATCACCGCGCCGACCAGTTCGCAGAGAAAACCGAACATGGCGATGCGCGCCAGCACTTTGGTGCCGCTGAGGTTGACCAGTGTGGCGAACAGGGTCAGCACCAGGGCGATGACGATGTTGGTGTTGTTGCTCGGCTCAAAACCGAGCATCGCGGCCAGGTACGGGCCAGCGCCGACGGCAACTGCAGCAATGGTGACGCAGAGGGCGATGGAGTAGATCCAGCCGACCATCCATGCCCATTTTTTACCGACCAATCGGCGTGCCCAAGGGTAAACACCGCCGGAAATCGGGAACTGCGAGACCACTTCGCCGAAGATCAGGCACACCAGCAACTGGCCGCAACCGACCAGTAAGTAGGCCCAGAACATCGGTGGGCCGCCGGCGGCGAGGCACAGGCCGAAGAGGGTATAAACCCCTACGACCGGTGACAGATAAGTGAAGCCCAAGGCGAAGTTTTCCCACAGGCTCATGCTGCGGTTGAAGTTCGAGGTGTAGCCCAGTTTGCGCAGTTGTTCGGCATCGCTGTCGGCAACGGCTGCGGCGAGATCGGGTGAGGAACTCATGTGTGTTTGCTCCGTGAAGTCGGCAGATTTCGGATGGCCGAGGCCGTGGCGGGGCCATGCAGGCGCCGCCCGGTTCGGTGGTTATTGTTTTGGGATCCTGGTGGTGCGTAATGCCGGTTTCCTTCCTGAAACCGGGATGACGCCTTCGCGAGCAGGCTCGCGAAGCTTGTAAAGGCTTAGTGCTTGAACATCACATGCCGAACCGTGGTGTAGTCCTCCAGCCCATACATGGACATGTCCTTGCCGTAACCGGACAATTTCTGACCGCCATGGGGCATTTCGCTGACAAGCATGAAGTGCGTATTCACCCATGTGCAGCCGTACTGCAAACGCGCCGACATGCGATGCGCGCGTCCTACATCCGCTGTCCACACGGAGGACGCCAGGCCGTAGTCCGAATCGTTGGCCCATTCCAGTGCCTGTGCTTCATCAGTGAACTTTGTCACTGAAACCACCGGCCCAAACACTTCGCGACGCACGATCTCGTCGTCCTGCTGGGCATCGGCCAGTACGGTCGGTTCAAAGAAGAAGCCGTTACCGTCAACAGCCTTGCCACCAGTGATCAAACGA encodes:
- a CDS encoding Bro-N domain-containing protein, coding for MPNHVQIPSESSAFFTPIVFTRHNRFLHAFMQDHEAWFRVQDLGRLMGYPLNERLTLKLDPDQRRHVLLRRDGEIIDCAMVSESGLFALLVHHFVPENRHLRQWLSHEVIPMLRAPHSNPVENHPSLSSMHWAGVTVPLLHWQQQAWVKWRDVPELMHGQRPYPVLGTCS
- a CDS encoding APC family permease; this encodes MSSSPDLAAAVADSDAEQLRKLGYTSNFNRSMSLWENFALGFTYLSPVVGVYTLFGLCLAAGGPPMFWAYLLVGCGQLLVCLIFGEVVSQFPISGGVYPWARRLVGKKWAWMVGWIYSIALCVTIAAVAVGAGPYLAAMLGFEPSNNTNIVIALVLTLFATLVNLSGTKVLARIAMFGFLCELVGAVIVGVYLLVFERHQPLSVLFNTFDISVDGSYLPAFLTASLAGMFLYYGFEACGDVAEETPNPSAKIPVAMRMTIYIGGIAAMFACLALILAVPDMQAVINGTDKDPVTTILNNAFGPVGSKVVMGVVMISFISCVISLQAAASRLLYSYARDEMVIGSRLLKKISPTTQVPVAALFVSGVLPALIIALGFFLQDAVATIVSFAAIGIYLAFQMIVLAALYARSKGWKPSGKFTLGAWGWPVNIGALVYGVGAIINMAWPRTPDAAWYVNYAMVLSTAIVIGLGLVYMWIGKPYDHGKAPAGDAWKVSR
- a CDS encoding RloB family protein yields the protein MRVVSSFKSFDRKASRFKPQPKVLVLCEDSKSGKRYLEEAAFYFRARAQVEIVHCGVTHPSGIVERAVVRQKSFDKVFCVLDRDTHMCFERALNVAKSYPKIQVIASYPCFEFWLLLHFGYSRKPFSTAGKNSPADLVTKSLRAKPSMADYQKGKDVSYFAQLLGKPFQQARALAPKVLEDVALSGEHNPSTEIHLLMDEFEALSKLQPIDT
- a CDS encoding ATP-binding protein, with the translated sequence MLIEFSVSNYRSFRDRQTLSMAASPRLSKTRNTFKASTSAEKLPELLKVAAIYGPNASGKSSLIRAMGIVGRLLATPHGSNDEALPVSPFRFDCTLSDAPSVFEYDFIQGGLRYRFVLGLTAQRIVQEQLTAYPKGKETLLYDRRFDAEGEHYLFGKTLEGGKEVHCAWRRLTSPTMLFIAQAVTHSSEELSQLRTPFSWFQTGLLVIEQNNMLGLSTASIRFLQMVKNHTSNLRDFLSALDIPVSAIQLDPDDASADLSNRKLTLKEFFAAAQRDKLTLTHSSISGDAQFDFSEESCGTKNLIGFWLPWFMMNQAGGSGILCVDELNSSLHPEIVADLIAKHLDSGLDTQLIFTTHDTHLMNEKILRRDQFWITERDAHGATSLFSVHDFEGRESEDVEKRYFEGRYRGLPLIRQG